The proteins below come from a single Balaenoptera musculus isolate JJ_BM4_2016_0621 chromosome 1, mBalMus1.pri.v3, whole genome shotgun sequence genomic window:
- the SMIM12 gene encoding small integral membrane protein 12: MWPVLWTVVRTYAPYVTFPVAFVVGAVGYHLEWFIRGKDPQPVEEEKSISERREDRKLDELLGKDHTQVVSLKDKLEFAPKAVLNRNRPEKN, translated from the coding sequence ATGTGGCCTGTGCTTTGGACCGTGGTGCGTACCTATGCTCCCTATGTCACCTTTCCCGTGGCCTTCGTGGTTGGGGCTGTGGGCTACCACCTGGAATGGTTCATCCGGGGGAAGGATCCCCAGCctgtggaggaggagaagagcaTCTCGGAGCGCCGGGAGGACCGCAAGCTGGATGAGCTGCTAGGCAAGGACCACACCCAGGTCGTGAGCCTTAAGGACAAGCTGGAATTTGCCCCTAAAGCTGTCCTGAACAGAAACCGCCCGGAGAAGAATTAA